The genomic stretch GCCGATGAGGTAGCGTGGGTCCGCCTCGCGCTTCACCTGGAGCACGGAGTCGATGACCTCCACGCCCGCGGTGCGCGCCAGCTCCTTCAGCTCCGCCAGGCTGGACTCGGCCAGGGCGCGGTTGCCGTCCAGGCACACCGCCACGAGGATGGCCTTCTCCCGGCCGCCCACCTTGCGCGACGCCGCCTTGCGGTTGAACTCCTCCTCCAACGCGCCCAGCGTGTCCATGAGGTCCGGCTGCTCCACGTGGACGGAGGGCAGCGTCTCGACATGCCAGAAGTCGCCGGAGCCGTTCTCCGGGATGAGGTAGGCGTAGTGCAGGACGCCGGGCAGTCCTTCGGGGCCCACGCCAATGGCCGCCACGCAGTCCAGGCGCAGCAGCGCGAGGTCCGTGAGGTCGTCCTTGGTGAGCGGCTCGCTCTTCAAGTGGGTGTGGACCAGGCGGAGGCCACGCAGACGCACCTGGCCCGCGCGGGCGCGGCCGATGTCCGGCAGCTCGAGCTTGTGGGCGCTGCCCACGATGACGTGCTCGATTTCGCCCTTCCGGTTGACGAGCACACCCACCTGCCGGTTCAGCTCACGCGACAGCTCGGTGAGGTGCCGGGCAAGCTCGGGCGACACGATTTCGTGCGGCGGGACGCGCCGGCGGAAGGTGTTGCGCAACCGGTGCTGCTCGCTCGACTTGAGGCCCAGGGTGTTGCCGTAGATTTCCTTCAAACCGTGCTCTCCTGGCGGAGGCATTGGGGCCCCCACCTTTTCCGTACGAACTTTATGACTGCCGCTGTGGGGAAAACACGCCGGACGCGCGCGCCTTCCATTTCTGACCTACGCTGACGCCCCGTGAGTTCGATTGCCACGGGACGCACCGCCCTACGCTCGGCCCGGCGGGTGGTGGTGAAAATCGGCACCAACGCGCTGACGAACGCCACCGGACGTTTCAACCGTCAGCATTTCGATGCGCTGGGCCAGGATTTGTTGTGGGCCGCGCAGGGCCGCGAGCTGGTGGTGGTGTCCAGCGGGGCCATTGCCCTGGGGGTCGAGCGGCTGGGCCTGCCCTCGCGCCCTCGCGACATCCCAGGCAAGCAGGCGTGCGCGGCGGTGGGGCAGAGTCGGCTGATGCAGGCCTACGAAGAGGCCTTCGCCGCGCGTGGGAAGGCGGTGGCCCAGGTGCTGCTCACCCACGAGGACGTGCAGGAGCGCCGCCGCTACCTCAACGTGAAGCACACCCTGGAGCGGTTGCTGACGGCGGGCGTCGTCCCCGTCATCAACGAGAACGACACCGTCTCCGTGGACGAGTTGAAGTTCGGTGACAACGACACGCTGGCGGGGCTGGTGGCCGGCGTGGTGGAGGCCGACGCGCTCGTCCTGCTGTCGGATGTGGAGGGCCTCTACACCGGAGACCCCCGGCGCGACGCGGGCGCGGAGCTGCTGGCCACGGTGATGCAGGTGACGCCCGAGGTGCTGGCGCTCGCCACCGGCACGAGCAGCGGGGTGGGAACGGGCGGCATGAGCACCAAGGTGCGGGCGGCCGCGCGCGCGTCCGATTCTGGCATCCACTGCGTGATTACGTCCGGCGCCGTGCCCGGCCGTCTACGCGCCGTCCTGGAAGGCGCGGACGTGGGCACCCTCTTCGAGCCCACTGGCAGCCGCCGCAGCGCCCGCGCCGCGTGGATTGCCCATGCCCTGCGCGCACGCGGGACGCTCACGGTGGATGCCGGCGCGCGCGAGGCCATTGTCACCGGCAAGCGCAGCCTGCTGCCCAGCGGCGTGCGCGGCGTGGAGGGCGACTTCGGGCGCGGAGACCCGGTGGACCTGGTGGACGCGGAGGGCGCCGTGTTCGCGCGGGGGCTGGCGGCCTACGACGCCAACGAGCTGCGACGCATCGCCGGCCACCACACGGCGGACATCGAAGCGGTGCTGGGCTACCGCTACCTGGACGAGGCCGTGCACCGCAACGACCTGGCGGTGCTGTAGCCGGGCAGGGCGCCGGTCAGATGGACGAGGTGGACAGCGACTTGCCGCAGCTTTCGCCCAGCTGCATGAGCGCGCGGAACTCCGGCGAGTCCACCTTCATCAGCAGCAGGGAGACCTCGAGCTCTCCGGGCACACGGCCGAGCTGGAGCTTGCGCTCCTGGCCGTGGAGCAGCGCCAGCTCGGAGTGGCCCTTCGCCTCGGGCAGGAGCAGGTCGAGCTGGAGGAGGAAGGACTGGCCTTCGGCCTTGGGCGTGAGGACCAGCCGGTAGTCGGGCAGGGGCGCTCCGGGACGGCGGCGCTCGGCACGAAGGGTGCGGCCCGTCTCGCCCAACAGCTTGGGCTGGGCCACCAGCCGCCCGTCACGGCGGACCTCGACGGCGAAGTAGAGGGGCTCCGCGCGCACGGGCGCAGGCGCGGCCATGCTCGTGAAGCCCACGAACATCGCCAACCCGGCCACCACATTACGGACGAGGGTGATGCCGCTCATCGTGAGTCCCTTCGGAGGCTCCGCTCGCCGCTTCGGCCATGCGGCATCCGGACAGGCAGGCCCGTCCACGTCGT from Myxococcus xanthus encodes the following:
- the proB gene encoding glutamate 5-kinase; protein product: MSSIATGRTALRSARRVVVKIGTNALTNATGRFNRQHFDALGQDLLWAAQGRELVVVSSGAIALGVERLGLPSRPRDIPGKQACAAVGQSRLMQAYEEAFAARGKAVAQVLLTHEDVQERRRYLNVKHTLERLLTAGVVPVINENDTVSVDELKFGDNDTLAGLVAGVVEADALVLLSDVEGLYTGDPRRDAGAELLATVMQVTPEVLALATGTSSGVGTGGMSTKVRAAARASDSGIHCVITSGAVPGRLRAVLEGADVGTLFEPTGSRRSARAAWIAHALRARGTLTVDAGAREAIVTGKRSLLPSGVRGVEGDFGRGDPVDLVDAEGAVFARGLAAYDANELRRIAGHHTADIEAVLGYRYLDEAVHRNDLAVL